Proteins co-encoded in one Nothobranchius furzeri strain GRZ-AD chromosome 4, NfurGRZ-RIMD1, whole genome shotgun sequence genomic window:
- the tmpob gene encoding thymopoietin b, whose translation MAEFLEDPSVLTKDKLKNELTANNVPLPSGEHKKEVYVQLYLKNLTVLNNKKSPPADTFSSDEELPPPVVSNRSRSGRKATKKTDKPRSEDVEVTDLTDEELKQQLAKHGLDTGPVVASTRRVYEKKLQKLLDEPAAEPEAPTDVTTLPKADSNQNGNTNSDQYSDREDDEITVPEPEPVPVVEKPMRSRGNAPVTVRTSSRRQTKVVEEIIIEETPIKASKSVVEDILANEISTPTGISATCRRPIRGAAGRPLKPSEYWLDESRVQHSVRTETRAYSELFSQPSGSVSKAPARRGFLSVLLKLLLLVVVVGALCYIHQNLSADQINTLKGLLDAVIIPVQSAVETGATYLGLGAGAPKSPGN comes from the exons ATGGCAGAGTTTCTGGAAGATCCGTCAGTTCTTACGAAAGATAAGCTGAAGAACGAGCTTACAGCGAACAATGTGCCTCTACCGAGCGGGGAGCATAAAAAGGAGGTTTACGTGCAGCTGTATCTGAAGAACCTGACCGTGCTGAACAACAAGAAGAGTCCGCCTGCAGACACCTTCTCTAGCGACGAAGAGCTGCCTCCTCCGGTGGTGTCCAACAGAAGTCGCTCCGGAAGA AAAGCTACGAAAAAGACTGACAAACCTCGAAGTGAGGATGTGGAGGTGACAGATCTGACTGATGAAGAGTTGAAGCAACAGCTGGCAAAACATGGTTTAGACACAGGGCCCGTTGTTG CTTCCACCCGAAGAGTGTACGAGAagaagctgcagaagcttttggaCGAGCCCGCAGCTGAACCCGAAGCACCTACAGACGTCACAACTCTCCCCAAAGCAGACAGCAACCAGAATGGCAACACAAACTCTGACCAGTACAGCGATAGAGAAGATG ACGAGATTACTGTTCCTGAACCAGAACCAGTTCCTGTGGTGGAGAAGCCCATGAGGAGCAGAGGGAACGCTCCTGTCACCGTCAGGACCAGCAGCAGACGACAAACCAAA GTAGTGGAGGAGATAATTATTGAGGAGACTCCTATAAAGGCCAGCAAGAGTGTGGTTGAAGATATCCTTGCCAATGAGATCAGCACACCGACAGGCATCAG tgcaacCTGCAGGCGCCCCATCAGAGGAGCAGCAGGCCGGCCTTTAAAACCCAGTGAGTACTGGTTGGACGAGTCCCGTGTGCAGCACAGCGTTCGCACAGAGACGCGCGCCTACTCCGAGTTGTTCTCCCAGCCCAGCGGCTCCGTGAGCAAAGCGCCCGCGCGGCGAGGCTTTCTGTCCGtgttgctgaagctgctgctCCTCGTGGTGGTGGTCGGTGCTCTCTGCTACATCCACCAGAACCTGAGCGCTGATCAGATCAACACCTTGAAAGGCCTCCTAGATGCTGTGATCATCCCGGTCCAGAGTGCCGTGGAGACGGGAGCCACCTACCTGGGCCTCGGTGCCGGTGCTCCCAAAAGCCCCGGCAACTAA